The following proteins are co-located in the Hevea brasiliensis isolate MT/VB/25A 57/8 chromosome 11, ASM3005281v1, whole genome shotgun sequence genome:
- the LOC110636164 gene encoding uncharacterized protein LOC110636164, translating into MATETKRGVAKVKPSSHQDGSSKENFDSSMKNKKIESSSKQPTADLKHKSVSIVTKTEVKSKTTSSSSKITTTKSRVREKKVYSLPGQKYDPPEEREPLRIFYESLSKQIPTSEMAEFWMMEHGLLSPERAKKAYEKKQRKQKMQRMGTPIKSAKPPSKPESSQKQQQASKNGNLKSKKRIIDENNGDNLTSPKRRKE; encoded by the exons ATGGCCACGGAGACCAAGCGGGGTGTGGCCAAGGTCAAGCCCAGCAGTCATCAAGACGGTTCTTCAAAGGAAAATTTTGATTCTTCTATGAAGAATAAGAAAATTGAGAGCTCTAGTAAACAGCCTACTGCTGATCTTAAACATAAATCTGTATCAATTGTCACTAAAACAGAG GTAAAATCAAAAACAACATCCAGTTCATCAAAGATCACCACCACAAAATCTAGAGTGAGAGAGAAGAAGGTATACTCCTTGCCTGGCCAGAAATATGATCCTCCAGAAGAG CGAGAACCCCTTAGGATATTCTACGAGTCATTGTCCAAACAGATACCAACTAGTGAGATGGCAGAATTTTG GATGATGGAACATGGCTTGCTATCCCCTGAGAGAGCCAAAAAGGCATATGAGAAGAAACAGAGAAAGCAAAAGATGCAACGAATGGGAACTCCAATTAAATCCGCTAAACCCCCCAGTAAACCTGAAAGTTCTCAGAAGCAGCAACAAGCATCAAAGAATGGCAACTTAAAATCCAAAAAGAGAATCATTGACGAGAATAATGGCGACAACTTAACAAGTCCCAAAAGAAGAAAAGAGTAA